In Pyrus communis chromosome 8, drPyrComm1.1, whole genome shotgun sequence, one genomic interval encodes:
- the LOC137741636 gene encoding pumilio homolog 1-like, translated as MLSELGRRPALGGNEGSFGDEFENEIGMLLREQRRQDADDRESELNIYRSGSAPPTVEGSLNAVGGLFAGVGGGSAGAAFSEFPGGKNGNGFASEEELRSDPAYIQYYYSNVNLNPRLPPPLLSKEDWRSAQRMKGGGNSVLGGIGDRRKVNRGDEASGRSMFSMPPGFNSRKQESDAESDKVHGSAEWGVDGLIGLPGLGLGNKQKSLAEIFQDDLGRAAPVSGHPSRPASRNAFDENAESVGSAESDLAHLRRDLMTSDTLRSSANGLGSSAAQSMGPPSSYSYAAALGASLSRSTTPDPQVVARAPSPCLTPIGGGRVGASEKRGFSSPSSFNAISSGMNESGDLVGTFSSMNLSANGVKDNESHLPSQIKQDVDDHQNYLFGLQGGENHARQLAYLKKSESGHMHMSSAPHSAKASYADLGKSNGGGPDSSDRHVELKKSAVSSGNLYSKGSPTSNLNGGGGLHHQYQQVDHANSSFSNYGLSGYSMNPALASMVASQLGTGNLPPLFESAMGSPGMDSRVLGGRMASGPNLAAASNESHNLAGLGSPIAGSGLQAPFVDPMYLQYLRTSEYAAAQLAALNDPSVDRNYLGNSYMNLIELQKAYLGALLSPQKSQYGVPMGGKSGGSNHHGYYGNPAFGVGMSYPGSPPVIPNSPVGPGSPMRHNELNMCYPSGMRNLAPWHLDGGCNIDESFASSLLEEFKSNKAKSFELSEIGGHVVEFSADQYGSRFIQQKLETATTEEKNMVYQEIMPQALALMTDVFGNYVIQKFFEHGLPPQRRELANKLFSHVLTLSLQMYGCRVIQKAIEVVDLDQKIKMVEELDGHVMRCVRDQNGNHVIQKCIECVPEKAIHFIVSTFFDQVVTLSTHPYGCRVIQRVLEHCEDENTQSKVMDEILGAVSMLAQDQYGNYVVQHVLEHGKPHERSAIIKELAGKIVQMSQQKFASNVVEKCLTFGGPAERELLVNEMLGTTDENEPLQAMMKDQFANYVVQKVLETCDDQQRELILSRIKVHLNALKKYTYGKHIVARVEKLVAAGERRAAQSAQHPA; from the exons ATGTTGTCGGAATTAGGAAGGAGGCCTGCGCTCGGAGGAAACGAGGGTTCCTTTGGGGATGAATTTGAGAACGAGATAGGGATGCTGCTGAGGGAACAGCGTAGGCAAGACGCCGATGATCGCGAAAGTGAGCTGAATATATATAGAAGCGGATCAGCACCTCCCACTGTGGAGGGTTCTTTGAATGCGGTTGGTGGGTTGTTTGCTGGTGTCGGTGGTGGCAGTGCTGGTGCCGCCTTTTCGGAGTTTCCTGGAGGTAAAAATGGAAATGGGTTTGCGTCCGAAGAGGAGCTTAGGTCTGATCCTGCTTATATTCAATACTATTACTCGAATGTGAACCTGAATCCGCGGCTTCCTCCTCCTTTGCTGTCGAAGGAGGATTGGAGGTCTGCACAAAGGATGAAAGGAGGAGGGAATTCGGTGTTGGGTGGGATAGGAGACAGGAGGAAAGTGAATAGGGGTGATGAGGCTAGCGGTAGATCGATGTTTTCAATGCCGCCAGGTTTCAACTCAAGGAAACAAGAGAGTGACGCCGAGTCGGACAAAGTGCATGGCTCAGCAGAGTGGGGTGTTGATGGACTGATTGGTTTGCCAGGTTTGGGACTTGGTAACAAACAAAAGAGCCTTGCCGAAATCTTTCAG GATGACTTGGGTCGTGCAGCTCCTGTTTCTGGGCATCCTTCTCGTCCAGCAAGCCGTAATgcatttgatgaaaatgcagaGTCTGTTGGTTCTGCTGAATCTGATCTAGCTCATTTGCGACGCGACTTGATGACTTCTGATACTCTACGATCAAGTGCAAATGGTCTGGGATCTTCTGCAGCCCAAAGTATGGGCCCACCTTCTTCATACTCGTATGCTGCAGCTCTGGGTGCTTCCTTATCTAGAAGCACCACTCCTGATCCCCAAGTTGTCGCTAGGGCTCCTAGTCCTTGCCTTACACCTATTGGAGGAGGAAGGGTTGGTGCTTCAGAAAAGAGAGGATTTAGTAGTCCAAGCTCCTTCAATGCTATCTCGTCTGGTATGAATGAGTCTGGGGATCTGGTGGGCACGTTTTCCAGCATGAACTTGTCTGCCAATGGTGTAAAAGATAACGAGAGCCATTTGCCATCACAGATTAAGCAAGATGTAGATGATCACCAGAATTATCTCTTTGGTCTTCAAGGTGGCGAGAATCATGCCAGGCAACTAGCATACCTGAAGAAGTCTGAATCTGGGCATATGCACATGTCCTCTGCCCCACACTCAGCAAAAGCTTCATATGCAGATTTGGGTAAGAGCAATGGTGGTGGGCCAGATTCCTCTGATAGGCATGTTGAACTGAAAAAGTCTGCTGTTTCTTCTGGTAACTTATACTCAAAAGGATCTCCCACATCCAATCTTAATGGCGGAGGTGGCTTGCATCATCAGTATCAGCAAGTGGATCATGCAAACTCATCATTTTCTAACTATGGTTTAAGTGGGTACTCTATGAATCCAGCATTGGCGTCCATGGTGGCTAGCCAACTTGGCACTGGTAATCTTCCACCCTTGTTTGAATCAGCTATGGGATCCCCTGGAATGGATTCAAGAGTGCTTGGAGGACGTATGGCTTCCGGACCAAACCTAGCAGCCGCTTCAAATGAATCACATAATCTCGCTGGATTAGGGAGTCCGATTGCAGGGAGTGGTCTTCAGGCTCCTTTTGTTGATCCTATGTATCTTCAGTACTTGAGGACATCTGAGTATGCTGCTGCACAGCTTGCTGCTCTTAATGATCCATCTGTGGATAGGAACTACTTGGGTAATTCATACATGAATTTAATTGAACTTCAAAAGGCATATCTTGGAGCCTTGCTGTCACCACAGAAGTCACAGTATGGTGTTCCGATGGGGGGAAAGTCTGGTGGTTCTAATCATCATGGGTATTATGGAAATCCTGCATTTGGTGTAGGCATGTCTTATCCTGGAAGTCCTCCTGTTATTCCCAACTCTCCAGTTGGACCAGGTAGTCCTATGAGGCACAACGAACTCAATATGTGTTATCCCTCTGGGATGAGGAATTTAGCTCCCTGGCACCTGGATGGTGGGTGTAACATAGATGAAAGTTTTGCTTCTTCACTCTTAGAAGAGTTCAAGAGCAACAAAGCCAAGTCTTTTGAACTTTCAGAAATTGGTGGACATGTTGTGGAGTTCAG TGCGGATCAGTATGGAAGTCGTTTTATTCAACAAAAACTTGAAACTGCCACTACAGAAGAGAAAAACATGGTTTATCAAGAAATCATGCCTCAAGCTCTTGCTCTAATGACTGATGTGTTTGGTAATTATGTGATTCAAAAG TTTTTTGAGCATGGACTTCCACCTCAGAGAAGGGAATTGGCCAACAAGCTGTTTAGTCATGTACTGACACTTAGCCTTCAAATGTATGGTTGTCGGGTGATCCAGAAG GCAATAGAAGTTGTTGATCTGGACCAAAAGATCAAAATGGTTGAAGAACTTGATGGTCATGTAATGCGCTGCGTACGTGATCAGAATGGGAACCATGTCATCCAGAAGTGTATTGAATGTGTCCCTGAAAAGGCCATTCATTTTATTGTCTCAACATTTTTTGATCAAGTTGTGACCCTTTCAACCCATCCATATGGGTGTCGTGTGATACAG AGAGTTCTTGAGCACTGCGAAGATGAGAATACACAGAGTAAAGTTATGGATGAGATTCTAGGAGCTGTTAGCATGTTGGCACAAGATCAGTATGGCAATTATGTTGTTCAG CATGTCCTGGAGCATGGAAAACCGCATGAGCGCTCTGCTATCATAAAAGAATTAGCTGGGAAGATAGTCCAAATGAGTCAGCAGAAGTTCGCCTCCAATGTAGTAGAGAAGTGTTTAACTTTTGGCGGTCCTGCTGAACGTGAATTGCTAGTGAATGAGATGCTTGGTACTACTGATGAAAATGAGCCTCTTCAG GCAATGATGAAGGATCAATTTGCAAATTATGTTGTACAAAAAGTGTTGGAGACTTGTGACGACCAGCAACGTGAACTGATCCTTTCCCGAATTAAAGTTCATTTGAATGCATTAAAGAAATACACTTACGGAAAGCATATTGTTGCTCGTGTAGAAAAACTTGTTGCTGCTGGGG AAAGGAGAGCCGCTCAGTCTGCTCAGCACCCTGCTTAG
- the LOC137743790 gene encoding uncharacterized protein: MATTSITLSRPPSTFFHFPRPNHSQFLRTTQKPSFPLSSPTTTTKRTLIFNTPDDNLTQRSTPTWQISATSAESVPAEAAAVPLETAQEIVASSDEGVSVAISALLFVAFVGLSILTIGVIYLGVTDYLQKREREKLEKDEADNKKKGGKKKRVRARAGPKGFGQKITIDEQDDD; the protein is encoded by the exons ATGGCTACCACATCCATAACTCTATCCCGACCACCATCAACTTTCTTCCATTTTCCCAGGCCAAACCATTCCCAATtcctcagaacaacccagaaaCCATCCTTCCCTTTATCCTCCCCAACCACCACAACCAAACGGACCTTAATTTTCAACACCCCAGATGATAATCTCACCCAAAGAAGCACCCCAACTTGGCAAATCAGTGCCACCTCTGCTGAATCTGTGCCTGCAGAAGCCGCCGCCGTCCCACTCGAGACTGCCCAGGAGATAGTGGCCTCTAGTGACGAAGGAGTGTCTGTCGCCATTTCTGCCCTTCTCTTCGTTGCCTTTGTTGGCCTGTCCATTCTCACCATTGGG GTGATCTACCTAGGTGTGACAGATTATCTgcagaagagggagagagagaagctgGAGAAGGATGAGGCAGATAACAAGAAGAAGggtgggaagaagaagagggtgaGAGCAAGAGCTGGGCCTAAGGGATTTGGCCAAAAGATTACTATTGATGAACAAGATGATGACTGA